The proteins below come from a single Bacteroidia bacterium genomic window:
- a CDS encoding RHS repeat-associated core domain-containing protein translates to MYAVGLLQIIFDQQPQPLIESYINGGSSFIGDLSQMDYMTFSDLYDNFFPFPGPCSPGDIPCMVMHLQGIPAADNANFLTLQPVYLEAAKHVIYNIESQGAGSTFFSYINAAYDLSIVVSWMNAAHGDCGMYGLLLSWNRDAIEAALSSYANLESLLTLLYDEDNADFLSIIVDQLEAVYRSTIASLYDLEDVLSHIASHYDQATADAVLAAITTHTDALTDFFRISEHPMYGSSRLGIARSDEAIYWHNVSGPDGTGELQVDLENAYRLVGKKHYELSNHLGNVLTVITDKKLAVEDALGAIAYYKADILSAQDYYPFGMVMTRRSFSSPTYRYGFNGQEKDDEISGAGNSYTAEYWQYDSRLGRRWNIDPLTYPWQGSYVTFNNNPIIFVDPLGLFGTRKEAKDYKKSNDVKGRIHKNDDGNYSIDNKKEHWSIYEDEDLGIQKAALFFERRPDNKNFTPWELGVEWLTGTGARSRTFIEGDKITGMYRNHEHVQQTKNKIAKQLNKRIDQLPIEGQNPYNLSGIEGVGKYLKDYSTLATAGLTGNLIYTYLGSHSLQYTISDVDIENRIAIVTFLVHNTSTIQSATRPPVIGYQELS, encoded by the coding sequence ATGTATGCCGTTGGGTTGCTCCAGATCATCTTTGACCAGCAGCCACAGCCATTAATTGAGTCATATATAAATGGAGGATCCTCATTTATCGGAGATCTTTCGCAGATGGATTATATGACGTTTAGCGATCTGTATGATAACTTCTTTCCATTTCCCGGCCCTTGCTCTCCGGGCGATATTCCTTGCATGGTAATGCACCTGCAAGGCATCCCTGCTGCGGACAATGCAAATTTTCTAACCTTACAACCTGTATATCTTGAAGCAGCTAAACACGTAATCTATAATATAGAAAGCCAGGGTGCAGGGAGTACATTCTTTAGCTATATAAATGCGGCATACGACCTCAGCATAGTGGTTTCGTGGATGAATGCTGCCCACGGAGATTGTGGAATGTATGGATTGTTGCTGAGTTGGAACCGGGATGCGATTGAGGCTGCGCTCAGCTCTTATGCGAATTTAGAATCGTTGCTCACACTACTCTATGACGAGGACAATGCTGATTTTCTCAGTATTATCGTAGATCAACTGGAAGCAGTATACCGTTCCACCATTGCCTCGCTTTATGATCTGGAAGACGTATTGAGCCATATAGCATCTCATTACGACCAGGCCACGGCTGACGCGGTGCTGGCAGCCATCACCACCCACACAGATGCGCTGACGGACTTTTTCCGCATCAGCGAGCACCCTATGTATGGCAGCAGCAGGCTTGGCATAGCGCGTAGCGATGAAGCCATATACTGGCACAATGTCTCCGGGCCGGATGGAACTGGCGAGTTGCAGGTAGATTTGGAAAATGCCTACCGACTGGTGGGCAAAAAACATTATGAACTTTCCAACCATTTAGGTAATGTGCTCACGGTGATAACGGATAAGAAACTAGCGGTGGAAGATGCTCTCGGTGCTATTGCCTACTATAAAGCGGATATTTTATCGGCCCAGGACTACTATCCGTTCGGGATGGTGATGACAAGGCGCTCTTTCTCAAGCCCTACCTATCGTTACGGGTTTAATGGACAGGAGAAGGATGATGAAATAAGCGGGGCAGGGAACAGTTATACCGCAGAATACTGGCAATATGACTCCAGGCTAGGAAGAAGGTGGAATATCGATCCGTTAACTTATCCATGGCAAGGGAGTTACGTAACGTTTAATAACAACCCAATCATTTTCGTAGACCCTTTAGGCTTATTTGGGACAAGAAAGGAGGCTAAGGATTATAAGAAATCAAATGACGTAAAAGGTCGGATACATAAAAACGATGATGGTAACTATTCAATTGATAATAAAAAAGAACACTGGTCTATCTATGAGGATGAAGATCTAGGAATTCAAAAGGCAGCTCTTTTCTTTGAAAGAAGGCCCGACAATAAAAATTTCACTCCTTGGGAATTAGGGGTTGAATGGCTTACTGGTACGGGCGCAAGATCTCGAACCTTTATTGAAGGGGATAAAATCACGGGGATGTATCGAAACCATGAACATGTACAGCAAACAAAGAATAAGATTGCTAAACAGCTTAATAAGAGAATAGATCAATTACCCATTGAAGGACAAAACCCATACAACTTAAGTGGTATTGAAGGCGTTGGGAAATATCTTAAAGACTATTCTACTCTGGCAACTGCTGGCTTGACAGGAAATCTTATTTATACTTACCTCGGTTCTCATAGCCTTCAATATACCATAAGTGATGTCGACATAGAGAATCGTATTGCTATCGTTACCTTTTTAGTTCATA